The Lewinellaceae bacterium DNA window TGCTTGCGCTCTGCCAGCAGCCGGTCATCCCAGTCATCAATGAAAACGATGTCATCTCCATCACCGAGCTGATGTTTACCGATAATGACGAACTGGCCGGACTGGTCGCTGCATTGGTCCAGGCAGATTTGCTCATCATCCTCTCCAGCGTCGACGGTGTCCTGAACCAGCAAACCGGGGCGGTTATTCCGGTCATCGATGCGGACGATGAAGCCGTGTGGGGTCATGTGACACCTGGGAAGTCTACATTTGGCCGGGGTGGCATGCTGACCAAGCTGCGGATCTGTCAGCGCATTGCACGGTTGGGTATCCCCGTCCTGATGGCTAACGGCAAAAGGCCTGACGTATTGGCGGACCTGATTCAGGGTGTTATCCCGCACACCCGGTTTGAAGCGAAACGCCGGCAACGAAGTCTCAAGCGTTGGTTGGCTTTTCAGGCTCCCCGGGGTTATGCAATGACCATCAATGATGGAGCTCAGGTCATCCTCCAGGACCCGCACCGGATTGCCAGTCTGTTACCGGTAGGGGTCACAAGCATTGAAGGCGAGTTTAAAACCGGTGATCTGGTGACCATCTGCAATGCCGCAGGCAAAGAGATCGGAGTAGGGGTGAGCAGTTATGATGCCGCAGCATTGCAGCAATGCCTGGGACAGCAGGGACATAAGGCAGCAATCCATTACGATTATATGTTTATTTACTAGTCAGTAGTCGGTATTCAGTAATCGGTAGTTGGTAGATTCTGTTTTCGGAATACGATTTTCCAAATGCCTGATACTTATCTTTGAACTCATGCATCAACAATCAGAATCTGGTCATTTGATCCTCAGGCAGGAAATTCAGGATGCTCTGGAAAAGGTAAAACAAGCCGCCCGTTCACGTATTCATTTGAGCGAAGAGCAGGTGCAGGCCGTGTTGATGGACCTGGCTGATCAGACGGAGCTGAACATACCACGATTACTTGAGAATAATGCGAAGGATCTGGAACGCATGGATCCCGACGACCCAAAGTACGACCGGTTGTTGTTAAATCCGGAGCGTATCCGGAATATTGCTCGCGATATCCGTAATGTAGCCCAATTGCCTACCCCTCTGGGCAGGATCCTGGAGGCCCGGAAACTACCCAATGGTCTCGAAGTTCAAAAGATTTCTGTACCCATCGGTCTCCTGGGAATCGTCTTCGAGTCCCGGCCGAATGTGACTTTTGATGTATTTACCCTGTGCTTTAAATCCGGAAATGCATGCGTCCTGAAGGGAAGCAGGGATGCACATGATTCCAATACTTTTATTGTTACCTTAATCCGGCAAGTCCTTGCAGCTCATGGCATTCATCCCGATCTGGTTTATCTGGCACCGAGCGAACGGGAAGCACTGCAACCCATCCTGGAAGCCGATGATTACCTGGATGCCATCATACCACGGGGAAGTCAGGGACTGATCGACTACGTAAGACAGAAAAGCAGAGTGCCGGTCATCGAAACCGGCGCCGGGATTGTCCATGTTTACGTAGATCGCACGGCCGACCTGGAAAAAGCCCAGGCTATTATCCGCAATTCCAAGACCAGACGCGTCAGTGTGTGCAATGCACTGGATTGTGTCCTGCTCCACCGCGACTGGTTGGACGACCTTCCGGAAATACTTAAAGGACTGGATATTGATTTTAACCTGGAGATTTTTGCTGACCCTCTGGCTTATCAGGCATTGGTTGGTGATTACAATCCGTCCCTGCTGCACCACGCTGACCCGGAACACTTTGGCATAGAATTTCTTTCCATGCGAATGGCTGTGAAGACAGTAGATTCTATGGAGGAAGCCCTGGATCACATACACCGCTACAGTTCAAAACACAGTGAAACCATCGTTGCAGAAAATGCAGAAACCATCGAACGCTTTCTGACCAGCGTGGATGCTGCGGTTGTCTATGCTAATGCGTCCACAGCCTTCACCGATGGTGCCGAGTTTGGTATGGGCGCAGAGATAGGTATCAGTACGCAAAAACTACATGCCCGTGGACCGATGGCTTTGCCGGAACTGACCAGTTATAAATGGGTGGTGCGCGGTAATGGCCAGATCAGACCATAGGATTCTGCAATCCACATCCATGAATTTCATTCCGGCTCATCCTTCACCATCAACCATTACCGTTTGATAAATTGACCGACTCGTTCTCCGGTCGGCACATTCTGCCTGAGCACATACATGCCTGCCGGCAGATTACGTACATCCAGTGTGTATTGATCCGATCCAGTACGTTCACACAGGTATTCCTTTCCCATCAGGTCAAACACCTGTACTTCCTTATTGCCTTCTTCCAACCCCCGGATAGTTATCCGGTCCCGGGCCGGATTGGGGAAGATGGTTAACGGGTAAATCTGTACTTCCACACGGGACAACGGCTCCGAGGTGACTACTACATCATCAATTGCAAAATAAGTTGGGGTATTGATCCCGTAGATGCCCACATCCGATGATGCCATAGTGATATGTACACTGTCGGCCTTGCCCAGGCCGAGTAGGTCGATATAGGTCCAGTCTTTGACCAGGTAATCCGACATGGGATCGTCAAACCGGTAATCAGCGAGGTAAAAATCGAGGCTGTCACTGCTTAAGTTGCCATTCCGGAAGACGCGTATCGTCAGACGGAGATAGTCCGGATCTTCACCCGTCTCACCACCAAAGCGTTTGCTGAAAGCATCACCGTCTCGCATGCTCAGGTAAGCATACGTAGTGTTGTTAACCCAGAATCCGGAGATGGAAGCACCAACTGCGTTGTCTTTTAAGCGGATCACACTGCTACCGTAGTTGTAAGCAATGGCATAGTGTGTGGAGTGCCGGGCTCCGGAGCCGGCAATGCAGCTGTATTGGTTGATGTAGCCGGAAGTCAGGGTGTCGCGTATGGTGGAGATGGCCCAGCCGCTCCAGCTCCCAAAGGTTGGGTCGTAGGTGTTGGGAATGGTAACGCTGCCACTCTCAAACTGGCCCGCAGATTGATTCAAAAAGGTGTCCAGTGGCAGGTTAAAAGACTCAAAACCAATCGTGTCCTGTGCAGACAAATGGGCGGAAATAAGAAAAACAATACAGATTAAAGCGGTTGATGGTGATTTCATTATTCAATTTTTTTTGAGTTCAATTCAAGGTGAATCCCAAGGGCATAATTGCGCCCGGGCATAGGCCGGTATTCGACGCTGCGATAGGTGACATTCCATAGGTTGTTCACGCGCAAGAATGAGGTGATTTGTGTGCTTCCTGTTTTAAGCCGGTAGTCCAGTAATAGATTCCCCAGCGAATAACCACTCAGTTCACCGGCATTCAGGGTGCTGACCTGACTGGTATAGTGCTGGCGGTATTGTACCTCCAGGTTACGCCACTGCCCTTGAAAGGAAGCAAAGGCCTGATGCCTGGGCACATAAACCAGCTGTGATCCCACCGGCAACAGCGGTTTTGTTTGAGCAACCTGATTGGTCGAGTGGACCAGATCGTAGCCGGCTTCAACGGTCCACCGGATATGTGGGTGGTTCCTTGTTATTTTG harbors:
- the proB gene encoding glutamate 5-kinase; amino-acid sequence: MNKQRILIKVGTNVLTDARGRLDQETIVQLSEQMATLKKEGHEVLLVSSGAVGAGKDQLTLRTGADPVVQRQVYAAIGQIALMEKYQQALAPRDLHAAQVLATKEDFRDRDHAHNMAACLLALCQQPVIPVINENDVISITELMFTDNDELAGLVAALVQADLLIILSSVDGVLNQQTGAVIPVIDADDEAVWGHVTPGKSTFGRGGMLTKLRICQRIARLGIPVLMANGKRPDVLADLIQGVIPHTRFEAKRRQRSLKRWLAFQAPRGYAMTINDGAQVILQDPHRIASLLPVGVTSIEGEFKTGDLVTICNAAGKEIGVGVSSYDAAALQQCLGQQGHKAAIHYDYMFIY
- a CDS encoding glutamate-5-semialdehyde dehydrogenase translates to MHQQSESGHLILRQEIQDALEKVKQAARSRIHLSEEQVQAVLMDLADQTELNIPRLLENNAKDLERMDPDDPKYDRLLLNPERIRNIARDIRNVAQLPTPLGRILEARKLPNGLEVQKISVPIGLLGIVFESRPNVTFDVFTLCFKSGNACVLKGSRDAHDSNTFIVTLIRQVLAAHGIHPDLVYLAPSEREALQPILEADDYLDAIIPRGSQGLIDYVRQKSRVPVIETGAGIVHVYVDRTADLEKAQAIIRNSKTRRVSVCNALDCVLLHRDWLDDLPEILKGLDIDFNLEIFADPLAYQALVGDYNPSLLHHADPEHFGIEFLSMRMAVKTVDSMEEALDHIHRYSSKHSETIVAENAETIERFLTSVDAAVVYANASTAFTDGAEFGMGAEIGISTQKLHARGPMALPELTSYKWVVRGNGQIRP
- a CDS encoding DUF4465 domain-containing protein: MKSPSTALICIVFLISAHLSAQDTIGFESFNLPLDTFLNQSAGQFESGSVTIPNTYDPTFGSWSGWAISTIRDTLTSGYINQYSCIAGSGARHSTHYAIAYNYGSSVIRLKDNAVGASISGFWVNNTTYAYLSMRDGDAFSKRFGGETGEDPDYLRLTIRVFRNGNLSSDSLDFYLADYRFDDPMSDYLVKDWTYIDLLGLGKADSVHITMASSDVGIYGINTPTYFAIDDVVVTSEPLSRVEVQIYPLTIFPNPARDRITIRGLEEGNKEVQVFDLMGKEYLCERTGSDQYTLDVRNLPAGMYVLRQNVPTGERVGQFIKR